The following coding sequences are from one Scomber japonicus isolate fScoJap1 chromosome 3, fScoJap1.pri, whole genome shotgun sequence window:
- the svbp gene encoding small vasohibin-binding protein produces MEPACRKDKPKLNSTPTRGDRAKQKSAQQELKQRQRAEIYALNKVMTELEQQQFETFCKQMQSQGE; encoded by the exons ATGGAGCCCGCCTGCCGTAAAGACAAGCCGAAGCTGAACTCCACCCCGACCAGAGGTGACCGAGCCAAGCAGAAATCTGCACAGCAAGAGCTCaaacagaggcagagagcaGAG ATCTATGCTTTGAACAAGGTGATGACGGAgttggagcagcagcagtttgagaCCTTTTGTAAACAGATGCAGTCACAAGGAGAATGA
- the fbxo2 gene encoding F-box only protein 2 isoform X2, which yields MTRNLLKNPSGEEQLEFWELTENGGSQWKVEDMPGDCGHDFCNDIVTKYFATSFELCLKRQVIDLLEEGYSGDQLDAQPTVTVEDWYCGRTDCGCTYQMTVCLLDENHEIIQEYKPDPITLDPDSDDCSWKQINHTFSDYGPGMRFISFEHGGQDTKFWDGWFGVRVTGSSIIVEV from the exons ATGACCAGAAACCTGCTGAAGAATCCCAGTGGGGAAG AGCAGCTGGAATTCTGGGAGCTGACGGAGAATGGTGGGAGCCAGTGGAAGGTGGAGGACATGCCAGGAGACTGTGGCCATGACTTTTGCAATGACATAGTGACCAAATACTTTGCAACCTCCTTTGA GTTGTGTCTGAAGAGGCAGGTGATCGACTTGTTAGAAGAGGGTTACTCCGGCGATCAGCTGGATGCTCAGCCTACCGTCACGGTTGAGGACTG GTACTGTGGGAGGACGGACTGCGGCTGCACCTATCAAATGACcgtgtgtctgctggatgagAATCACGAAATCATTCAGGAGTACAAACCCGACCCGATTACTCTTGACCCCGACAGTGACGACTGCTCATGGAAACAG ATCAACCATACATTTTCTGACTACGGTCCAGGAATGCGCTTCATCTCCTTTGAGCACGGAGGACAAGACACCAAGTTCTGGGACGGCTGGTTTGGAGTGAGGGTCACAGGAAGTTCCATTATTGTGGAGGTCTGA
- the fbxo2 gene encoding F-box only protein 2 isoform X1, giving the protein MTRNLLKNPSGEEQLEFWELTENGGSQWKVEDMPGDCGHDFCNDIVTKYFATSFELCLKRQVIDLLEEGYSGDQLDAQPTVTVEDWYCGRTDCGCTYQMTVCLLDENHEIIQEYKPDPITLDPDSDDCSWKQVRRVGEMNSLNIQRLILEYKGTRRSERSQFITPSFVVNGKDNFSLET; this is encoded by the exons ATGACCAGAAACCTGCTGAAGAATCCCAGTGGGGAAG AGCAGCTGGAATTCTGGGAGCTGACGGAGAATGGTGGGAGCCAGTGGAAGGTGGAGGACATGCCAGGAGACTGTGGCCATGACTTTTGCAATGACATAGTGACCAAATACTTTGCAACCTCCTTTGA GTTGTGTCTGAAGAGGCAGGTGATCGACTTGTTAGAAGAGGGTTACTCCGGCGATCAGCTGGATGCTCAGCCTACCGTCACGGTTGAGGACTG GTACTGTGGGAGGACGGACTGCGGCTGCACCTATCAAATGACcgtgtgtctgctggatgagAATCACGAAATCATTCAGGAGTACAAACCCGACCCGATTACTCTTGACCCCGACAGTGACGACTGCTCATGGAAACAGGTACGCAGAGTGGGTGAGATGAATTCCCTGAATATTCAGAGGCTCATCCTGGAGTACAAGGGCACACGAAGGTCAGAGAGATCTCAATTCATTACTCCCTCCTTTGTTGTCAATGGTAAGGACAATTTTTCCTTAGAGACTTAG